A genomic segment from Montipora foliosa isolate CH-2021 chromosome 9, ASM3666993v2, whole genome shotgun sequence encodes:
- the LOC137970313 gene encoding Krueppel-like factor 5 produces MLMACTSFDNLFRGQDGVMYQNSYQGEENLVTGGIYSLLIPTREEEIQQILREMDSYLCSSSPATLPVETSSHLPQPKLQEMTIGKKNCRFPETGMTMGTCTVAESASIIPALNLTHQWPQVTMLATTPSSVHSTSNDDATYGCNFSTHAQTVQPVSDNKELELHHAFLCDFPCCKKRYTKSSYLGTHKRIHMGEKPFLCPWENCGWCFRRSDELKRHYRRHT; encoded by the exons ATGCTTATGGCTTGTACAAGTTTCGATAACTTGTTTAGAGGACAAGACGGTGTCATGTACCAAAATTCGTATCAGGGCGAAGAAAATCTGGTAACGGGCGGCATCTATTCGCTGTTAATACCCACCAGGGAGGAAGAAATTCAACAG ATCCTTCGTGAGATGGATAGCTATCTGTGTTCATCTTCTCCTGCAACGCTACCGGTGGAAACCTCGTCGCATCTACCCCAACCCAAGCTTCAAGAAATGACCATAGGAAAGAAAAACTGCCGCTTTCCAGAGACAGGAATGACAATGGGAACGTGCACTGTTGCAGAGTCGGCGTCTATTATTCCAGCTCTAAATCTAACACACCAGTGGCCACAGGTAACTATGCTTGCAACAACGCCGTCTTCTGTCCACTCGACATCGAACGATGATGCAACATACGGCTGTAATTTCAGTACACATGCACAAACAGTCCAACCTGTTTCCGATAACAAAGAACTGGAACTACATCATGCCTTTCTCTGTGATTTCCCTTGCTGTAAAAAGCGTTACACCAAAAGCTCTTATCTCGGAACTCACAAGCGGATTCATATGGGTGAAAAACCTTTCCTGTGTCCTTGGGAAAACTGTGGATGGTGTTTCCGACGTTCAGATGAACTCAAGCGCCACTATCGAAGACATACTTGA
- the LOC137971149 gene encoding Krueppel-like factor 5 — protein MGPSVKEDSQMLMACTSFHNLFRGQDGVMYQNSYQGEGNLVTGGIFSLLIPTREEEIQQILREMDSYLCSSSPATLPVETSSYLALPQPKLQEMTIGKKNCLFPETGMTRGTCTVAESASIPGLNLRHQWPQVTISATAPSSVHTTSNDDATYGCNFSTHAQTVQPVSDNKELELHHAFLSDFPGCKKRYTKSSHLGTHKRIHTVEKPFLCPWENCGWCFRRSDELKRHYRRHTGEKPYVCPLCGRSFSRSDHRASHIKKIHPLM, from the exons ATGGGGCCCTCTGTTAAAGAAGACAGCCAAATGCTTATGGCTTGTACGAGTTTCCATAACTTGTTTAGAGGACAAGACGGTGTCATGTACCAAAATTCGTATCAGGGCGAAGGAAATCTGGTAACGGGCGGCATCTTTTCGCTGTTAATACCCACCAGGGAGGAAGAAATTCAACAG ATCCTTCGTGAGATGGATAGCTATCTGTGTTCATCTTCTCCTGCAACGTTACCGGTGGAAACCTCGTCTTATCTAGCTCTTCCCCAACCCAAGCTTCAAGAAATGACTATAGGAAAGAAAAACTGCCTCTTTCCAGAGACAGGAATGACAAGGGGAACGTGCACTGTTGCAGAGTCGGCGTCTATTCCAGGTCTAAATCTAAGACACCAGTGGCCACAGGTAACTATAAGTGCAACAGCGCCGTCTTCTGTCCACACGACATCGAACGATGATGCAACATACGGCTGTAATTTCAGTACACATGCACAAACAGTCCAACCTGTTTCCGATAACAAAGAACTGGAACTACATCATGCCTTTCTCAGTGATTTCCCTGGCTGTAAAAAGCGTTACACCAAAAGCTCTCATCTCGGAACTCACAAGCGGATTCATACTGTTGAAAAACCTTTCCTGTGTCCTTGGGAAAACTGTGGATGGTGTTTCCGACGTTCAGATGAACTCAAGCGCCACTATCGAagacatactggagaaaagccgtACGTATGTCCTCTTTGTGGAAGATCTTTTAGTCGTTCAGATCACCGAGCTTCGCATATCAAAAAAATTCATCCATTAATGTAG